In the Flagellimonas sp. HMM57 genome, one interval contains:
- a CDS encoding TolC family protein, with protein sequence MRRSKFIFTLAVLLCGFSYSQAINDFIEKGLKENDISKSLPSIDSLIAMAKDYSPFIKVTVSEQEYRDGVVSAEQRAWLEYINLEAGYNYGIFDNLSNQQIAGDPQSQTLFSTEQSRYNVGVSLRMPLSALVNRKARIKSAKGEAKKARFETQVAEVELEQKVVELYNDLLKTHRLFFISGSIVDNFRVQSIRAEKDFASGIINVTEYTRLQQMMNQATMNFELQRSEFISSVMALESVIGADLNI encoded by the coding sequence ATGCGAAGGAGTAAGTTCATCTTTACATTGGCAGTGTTACTTTGCGGTTTTTCATATAGTCAAGCCATAAATGATTTTATTGAAAAAGGGCTTAAGGAGAATGATATCAGTAAAAGCTTACCTTCCATAGACAGCCTTATAGCAATGGCCAAGGACTATTCCCCTTTTATAAAGGTTACCGTATCAGAGCAGGAATATAGGGATGGCGTCGTATCCGCAGAGCAAAGGGCTTGGTTGGAATACATAAATCTTGAGGCTGGTTATAACTATGGCATCTTTGACAACCTTAGCAACCAGCAGATTGCAGGCGACCCTCAAAGTCAAACCCTTTTCTCCACAGAACAAAGTAGGTATAATGTTGGGGTCTCACTGCGTATGCCCTTATCTGCATTGGTCAATAGAAAAGCGAGGATAAAAAGCGCAAAAGGGGAAGCAAAAAAGGCACGATTTGAGACTCAGGTAGCTGAGGTGGAATTGGAGCAAAAAGTGGTGGAGTTGTACAATGACTTGCTCAAAACACATCGACTCTTTTTTATTTCAGGTTCTATTGTGGATAATTTCAGGGTTCAATCCATACGTGCCGAGAAGGATTTTGCAAGCGGTATTATAAACGTTACCGAATATACCCGTTTACAGCAGATGATGAACCAGGCAACCATGAATTTTGAACTACAGCGTTCAGAGTTTATTTCTTCGGTAATGGCATTAGAGAGTGTTATTGGAGCAGATTTGAATATTTAA